The following coding sequences lie in one Rutidosis leptorrhynchoides isolate AG116_Rl617_1_P2 chromosome 4, CSIRO_AGI_Rlap_v1, whole genome shotgun sequence genomic window:
- the LOC139843343 gene encoding fructokinase-2-like encodes MPANNGSTNEKSLIVSFGEMLIDFVPTVSGVSLAEAPGFLKAPGGAPANVAIVVQRLGGKSAFVGKLGDDEFGHLLAGILKENGVNGDGICFDKGARTALAFVTLKADGDREFMFYRNPSADMLLTPDELNLELIRSAKVFHYGSISLIVEPCRSAHLKAMEVAKDAGALLSYDPNLRLPLWPSPEEARKQIMSIWDKAEVIKVSDNELEFITGSDKIDDEAAMSLWHPNLKLLLVTLGDKGCNYYTKHFHGTVGAFHVKTVDTTGAGDSFVGALLTKIVDDQSVLEDEARLKEILRYSCACGAITTAKKGAIPALPSASEVHTFLNTQH; translated from the exons atgccAGCCAACAACGGATCTACTAATGAAAAATCCTTGATAGTAAGTTTCGGCGAGATGTTAATCGATTTCGTTCCAACTGTTTCCGGCGTGTCGTTAGCAGAAGCGCCGGGATTTTTGAAAGCTCCCGGCGGTGCTCCGGCGAACGTTGCGATCGTCGTTCAAAGACTTGGTGGAAAGTCGGCGTTCGTCGGAAAATTAGGTGACGATGAATTCGGTCACTTGCTCGCCGGAATATTGAAAGAGAATGGAGTCAACGGTGACGGAATTTGTTTTGATAAAGGTGCACGCACTGCACTTGCGTTTGTTACGTTAAAAGCTGACGGTGATCGTGAGTTTATGTTCTATCGAAACCCTAGCGCTGATATGTTATTGACTCCTGATGAACTTAACCTCGAGCTTATTAGATCT GCCAAAGTTTTTCACTATGGTTCGATAAGCTTGATAGTCGAGCCATGCAGATCAGCACATCTTAAAGCAATGGAGGTGGCAAAAGATGCAGGGGCACTTCTCTCATATGACCCCAATTTGCGTCTGCCATTGTGGCCGTCACCCGAGGAAGCTCGTAAGCAAATAATGAGCATATGGGACAAGGCTGAAGTGATCAAAGTGAGTGATAACGAGCTTGAGTTTATCACAGGAAGTGATAAGATTGATGATGAAGCAGCAATGTCTTTATGGCACCCTAATTTGAAGCTTCTGTTGGTTACTCTTGGTGACAAGGGTTGCAACTACTACACAAAG CATTTTCATGGTACTGTGGGTGCATTCCATGTGAAAACGGTGGACACAACGGGTGCAGGTGACTCTTTTGTTGGTGCCCTCCTAACTAAAATTGTGGATGACCAATCTGTGCTAGAG GATGAAGCAAGGTTGAAAGAAATACTGAGATACTCATGTGCTTGTGGAGCCATCACCACCGCCAAAAAGGGTGCAATTCCGGCGCTTCCTTCAGCTTCTGAGGTCCACACCTTCCTCAACACACAACATTAG